A stretch of the Taeniopygia guttata chromosome 3, bTaeGut7.mat, whole genome shotgun sequence genome encodes the following:
- the KLHL31 gene encoding kelch-like protein 31, with the protein MAPKKKNVKKNKADINETTIIVEDGPLGKLNGLNGLLEGGNGFSCISSEVSDPSYCPNLLEGLTKMRQENFLCDLTISTKTKSFNVHKVVMASSSEYFHNILKKDPSTQRVDLNDVSPVGLATVITYAYTGKLTLSLYTIGSIISTAIYLQIHTLTKMCCDFLVQEISVENCMYIANIAETYGLKTTKEAAHKFIKDNFIEFSETDQFLKLTFDQINELLADDDLQLPSEIVAFQIAIKWLEFDQKRVKFAANLLSNIRFGTISAQDLVNYVQTVPRMMQDADCHKLLVDAMNYHLLPYHQNTLQSRRTRIRGGFRVLVTVGGRPALTEKSLSRDILYRDPEDGWKKLSEMPAKSFNQCVTVMDGFLYVAGGEDQNDARNQAKHAVSNFCRYDPRFNSWIHLANMNQRRTHFSLNVFNGLLFAVGGRNSEGCLSSVECYVPATNQWQMKAPLEVPRCCHASAVVDGQILVTGGYINNAYSRSVCMYDPSKDSWQDKASLSTPRGWHCAVSLLERVYVMGGSQLGGRAERVDVLPVERYSPYTGQWNYVAPLQTGVSTAGASTLNGKIYLVGGWNEIEKKYKKCIQCYNPDLNEWTEEDELPEATVGVSCCTISMPNTKTRESRASSVSSVPVSI; encoded by the exons ATGGCCCCTAAGAAGAAGAATgtgaaaaagaacaaagcagaTATCAACGAAACTACTATCATTGTGGAAGATGGACCCCTCGGTAAACTAAATGGCTTGAATGGACTCTTGGAAGGAGGAAATGGTTTCAGCTGCATCTCGTCTGAGGTTTCTGACCCATCATACTGCCCAAACCTCTTGGAAGGTCTAACCAAAATGAGACAAGAAAATTTCCTTTGTGACTTGACTATCAGTACCAAAACCAAATCATTCAATGTTCATAAGGTAGTGATGGCTTCAAGCAGTGAATACTTTCACAACATCTTAAAGAAAGATCCATCTACTCAAAGAGTGGATCTCAATGATGTGTCCCCAGTGGGTCTAGCTACTGTTATCACCTATGCTTACACTGGAAAACTTACTCTCTCACTTTACACAATAGGTAGTATCATTTCCACAGCAATTTATCTACAGATTCACACCCTTACAAAGATGTGCTGTGATTTTCTAGTCCAAGAAATCAGTGTTGAGAACTGCATGTACATTGCCAATATTGCAGAAACATACGGACTAAAAACAACCAAGGAAGCAGCGCACAAATTTATTAAAGACAACTTCATTGAATTTTCAGAAACTGATCAGTTCCTAAAACTTACTTTTGATCAGATTAATGAACTTCTTGCAGATGATGACTTACAGTTGCCTTCTGAAATTGTTGCATTCCAGATTGCAATAAAATGGCTGGAATTTGACCAAAAAAGAGTAAAGTTTGCTGCCAACCTCTTAAGTAACATCCGTTTTGGTACCATCTCAGCCCAAGACCTTGTCAATTATGTTCAAACTGTGCCAAGAATGATGCAAGATGCAGACTGCCATAAGCTCCTCGTGGATGCCATGAACTATCACTTGCTTCCCTATCACCAGAATACACTTCAGTCCAGAAGAACAAGGATCCGTGGAGGTTTCAGAGTCTTAGTTACTGTTGGGGGACGCCCAGCTTTAACAGAAAAGTCTCTCAGCAGAGACATCTTATACAGAGATCCTGAAGATGGATGGAAGAAGCTAAGTGAGATGCCTGCTAAAAGTTTTAATCAGTGTGTCACAGTGATGGATGGATTTCTCTATGTGGCTGGTGGGGAAGACCAGAATGATGCCAGGAACCAAGCCAAGCATGCAGTCAGCAATTTCTGCAG ATATGACCCTCGTTTCAACAGCTGGATTCACTTGGCAAACATGAATCAGCGGCGCACCCACTTCAGCCTGAATGTGTTCAATGGCCTCCTCTTCGCAGTGGGAGGCCGCAACTCCGAGGGCTGCCTCTCCTCTGTCGAGTGCTACGTGCCTGCAACTAATCAGTGGCAGATGAAGGCCCCGCTGGAGGTGCCCCGGTGCTGCCATGCCAGCGCAGTGGTGGATGGCCAGATCCTGGTCACGGGAGGTTACATCAATAACGCTTACTCTCGCTCAGTGTGCATGTACGACCCCAGCAAAGATAGCTGGCAGGATAAGGCCAGCCTCAGCACCCCAAGGGGCTGGCACTGCGCAGTGTCCCTTCTGGAGAGGGTCTACGTGATGGGTGGGTCTCAGCTGGGGGGGCGAGCGGAAAGGGTCGACGTTCTCCCTGTGGAGCGTTACAGCCCATACACGGGGCAGTGGAATTACGTGGCGCCGCTTCAAACCGGAGTTAGCACGGCTGGTGCCTCCACCCTTAACGGGAAAATTTATTTAGTGGGCGGCTGGaatgaaatagagaaaaagTACAAGAAATGCATTCAGTGCTATAACCCAGACCTCAATGAATGGACAGAGGAAGATGAGCTGCCTGAGGCCACGGTGGGCGTATCTTGTTGTACTATATCCATGCCCAACACCAAGACAAGGGAGTCCAGAGCTAGCTCAGTTTCTTCTGTCCCAGTCAGTATCTAA
- the LOC100224932 gene encoding elongin-A, whose product MAEKGRSAARRLQELQERLRSAQQPAEIIKTLKELQSLDLSLDILVETGIDKTVKSFREHANAGNVAKSLLKQWKKLISPESKRGRKNNEKEKHEMKSSVSKEINPSEKPETSVLAFRSSSSAPIATKLNKEHICCEKTHQSTNSESPKECDNKVSSCSGSMHASQGTNSQAKESDFKESTSTESKKISKKQHSSAANEGLFSLKEKPSKGASKQRNPKRVKKPKQNLVMKDQAKSSSDEEFEPPTMSFESYLTYDENTNKRKRKARSTGARPKKCSEEKNSSLLQKTSKLSQAKEGVKDVKKCESDQSETPSKKAKVASLQELLNTPLPKTLPGISESSPQYAADFTASAVPVVEAPQQVNEIVQFPGQRLSSKMQVYSGSKAVCLSKMLTLYEQCVRMLHNNIELLQEAGGVPFEILEPVLTRCTPEQLFRIEKCNLMFIKETDHLWKKHCQRDFKNESLLEYESWREMYWRLFNQREEKLKILAKNILSAQSEKPKGRQAKMAYVTGAAKPPRNVCRQQEIHGTAGPVIQLHPTAKCKIGIPEVRDRKNTLSNLIHAGNSRSSSSGVMIEDGKKPTKKIAPIMKKTLKALRSRVGRR is encoded by the exons ATGGCGGAGAAGGGGCGGAGCGCTGCGcggaggctgcaggagctgcaggagcggCTGCGCTCTGCGCAGCAGCCCGCGGAG ATTATAAAAACACTTAAGGAACTACAAAGTTTGGATTTATCACTGGATATTTTAGTG GAAACTGGCATAGACAAAACAGTTAAAAGTTTTAGGGAACATGCCAATGCTGGGAATGTAGCTAAAAGTCTGTTAAAACAATGGAAAAAGCTTATTTCTCCAGAAAGTAAAAG gggaagaaaaaataatgaaaaagaaaaacatgagaTGAAATCTTCTGTTTCCAAGGAGATTAATCCTTCAGAGAAACCTGAAACATCTGTACTGGCCTTTAGAAGTTCCAGCAGTGCTCCCATTGCTACAAAGCTTAATAAGGAGCATATTTGTTGTGAAAAGACTCATCAAAGTACTAATTCTGAGTCTCCAAAAGAATGTGATAATAAAGTATCTAGCTGCAGTGGTTCTATGCATGCTTCCCAGGGTACCAATTCTCAGGCTAAAGAAAGTGACTTCAAAGAGAGCACCTCCACAGAGAGcaagaaaatttcaaaaaagcagcattcctctgcAGCCAATGAAGGCTTATTTTCCCTGAAAGAAAAACCTAGTAAGGGTGCTTCCAAACAGAGAAATCCTAAACGTGtgaagaaaccaaaacaaaatcttGTCATGAAAGACCAAGCCAAATCATCTAGTGATGAGGAATTTGAACCTCCTACTATGtcttttgaatcttatcttACTTATGATGAGAATAccaacaaaagaaagagaaaagctcGTTCAACAGGTGCCCGGCCAAAAAAGTGCAGTGAAGAGAAGAACAGCTCATTACTACAAAAGACTTCAAAACTTTCTCAGGCAAAAGAGGGAGTTAAAGATGTAAAAAAATGTGAGAGTGATCAATCAGAAACTCCCAGTAAAAAG GCCAAAGTGGCATCCCTCCAAGAGCTTCTTAATACTCCGCTACCTAAAACTCTGCCAGGCATCTCAGAATCATCTCCCCAGTATGCTGCAGACTTTACAG CATCTGCAGTACCTGTTGTAGAAGCACCCCAGCAAGTTAATGAGATAGTTCAATTCCCAGGACAGAGACTGAGCTCTAAAATGCAGGTGTACTCTGGCTCCAAGGCAGTCTGCCTTTCGAAGATGCTTACACTGTATGAGCAGTGTGTCCGCATGCTTCATAACAATATTGAGT TGCTACAAGAAGCAGGAGGTGTGCCCTTTGAAATTCTTGAGCCTGTGCTAACACGTTGCACACCAGAGCAGTTGTTCCGAATAGAGAAATGTAATCTG ATGTTTATAAAAGAGACTGATCACTTGTGGAAAAAACACTGCCAAAGAGACTTTAAAAATGAGAGCCTCCTAGAATATGAGTCTTGGCGTGAAATGTACTGGAGACTGTTTaatcagagagaagaaaaactgaagatccttgcaaaaaatattctttcagcTCAGTCTGAGAAACCAAAAG GCAGGCAAGCAAAAATGGCTTATGTGACTGGTGCAGCAAAACCACCCAGGAACGTTTGCCGACAGCAGGAAATTCATGGGACAGCAGGACCTGTCATCCAGCTTCATCCCACAGCGAAGTGCAA AATTGGAATTCCAGAagtgagagacagaaaaaatacattatcaAATCTGATACATGCTGGCAACAGCAGAAGTTCTAGCTCAGGTGTCATGATTGAAGATGGAAAGAAGCCTACCAAAA AAATAGCACCAATCATGAAGAAAACTTTGAAAGCGCTGAGGAGCCGAGTTGGACGACGATAA